In Methanobacterium sp., the following are encoded in one genomic region:
- a CDS encoding class I SAM-dependent methyltransferase encodes MKKSTLSIIDRKAVEIVNQIDYDFRSLKIPEKTNTMMSLRAKLIDNFVKNFLKENNESIAMHLGCGLDSRYERINNRDVDWYDVDFEDVIDIRRHFYGETDNYHLIASSVTEKNG; translated from the coding sequence GTGAAAAAAAGCACCCTGTCAATAATCGACAGGAAGGCAGTTGAAATTGTTAATCAGATTGATTACGATTTCAGATCATTAAAAATTCCTGAAAAAACAAACACAATGATGTCTTTGAGGGCGAAACTCATTGATAATTTTGTAAAAAACTTTCTTAAGGAAAATAATGAAAGTATAGCCATGCATCTTGGTTGTGGACTTGATAGCCGGTATGAAAGAATCAATAATAGGGATGTCGACTGGTATGATGTGGATTTTGAAGATGTTATTGATATTCGCAGACATTTCTACGGGGAAACTGATAACTACCATTTAATTGCATCTTCTGTTACTGAAAAGAATGGTTAG